The following DNA comes from Cololabis saira isolate AMF1-May2022 chromosome 7, fColSai1.1, whole genome shotgun sequence.
aggaaaaaaaaaaaaaaaagtaatttgtgCGACTCACCTAAACGTCACCCTGAGTTCAAGAGAGACCTGCTGATCTCTCAGCACAGAGCAGTCCTGGTCCAGCGATAAGGGCTGCTGTGAGGAGAGGAAAGGTGCATCAAGTGGGAAGAAACTAGAACATTTTAAAGAAACTGAAATCAGTTTCCCAGCTACATGACTAGAAAAGTGAGAAGATGTTAGGACAGGAAGTGTATGTCTCATTTGCACTGACACTGCTAGTGTGACACAGCCAGGGACTTTTGAGTGTTAAAtctgatgatgctgatgtagACAGGGCAGTAGTGCTCACCTTGTCCTTGCCATGAAGGTAAATGACGACATCCTTCAGGGGGAAACCTCTCTTCTCACACAGGTTGGCCAGCATGTCTTTGATCAGTTGGCCATTGCGTGTTGGGGCCAAGGAGGCACTGCCGTCTGGCAGGTAGACGCAGCAGTAGCCCCCCTCCACTCCTATACGACTCCCACCACCCTGCTCAGCGGGGCAGGGATTCGGCAAGCCATTCTACCAGACGGAtggagaaggggaaaaaaaatactcaaaatatgatagaattataaaaaaataaataaaaaaacacaacaaagcaGCTCCAAACcagcttttttttaatactccCCTCACTGAAGATTACAGTTTCTTTCCCATTTCGGTCCCAAATGCTCTTCCACAAAATATACTTGCCTCAAACTGCCTGCAGAGGGAGCCAAGCTCCACACTGCTGGTCGATTTGAAAGACATGAGGGGTTCTCTCAGAGGGCTTAAATCCTGGATGTACGATGCATCTATAGTTACAGATAAAATAAGACAGATTAACTCTAAACACTGCTTTCTTAGGAAGGAAAAGATCTGCCTATACGACAAGCTCTACCTCCCCAAGATCCTCTCTTCCTTCGCTGTTTGTCTAAGACACTCTTTCCACCTGTTGTGTTGTTACAGTCTGACTTCTTGTTCTGTTGCAGACAGGTACGCCGTTAAAGCAAAAACAGGAATCACACGTTTCCCACGGCTGTCCTTTGAGCCATCTACCTTCTTGTCGCTTGAAGGGCTTCTGGTGACCACATCCTCCAAGGAGCCCATCCGGGCAGGCTCTGTAGAGAGCTGAGGTAGAAGTTTCCCTTCTACAATTGCCAAGGTGCAGCCCTGGTAGAGCGGGGAGCGCACAAAGCGCCTGTAGCTGTCCATCTTCATCAGCTTAAATATCTGACACAAAGCAGAGAGAGCGTGAAGTCAGAACAATGAATGGCTGTTTGATGCTGGTGTGGCCTTCGTGCTGACCTGTGCCTGAGCTTTTTTAAACATGTCAGGTGTGGGCCGCTCCAGATCCTCCCCATTTATCTTGGCAGTGTCATCAATATTGACACAGTACGGTGCGTTGTTGGACAGATAGGTGTTGTAGATGGAGCGAGCTTCTGCTTTCagctaacaacaacaacaacagcagctacATTAAACTCAATCATTCCCAAAAATAGATACTATAACATCCCCAATAAATTGTTGTGGAAATATCACAAAGGCCAGACATGAAACAGCTGAATTATTTCCAAAACCAACATCATCtaggcagtggtggacagtaacggagtaaatttacttgagtactgtacttaagtacatatccagaggatttgtactttacttgagtattagatttctttggtacttattactcttacttgaatacatttcaaagacacatatttttacttttactcgagtaaatttctaggaaggctgaaaagtactcgttactttcaggtctgctcttttttcttcttccctaaaatcctattggacacaagctgtttttgtcaaaggaggagacctatcacagtgcacgctctccactgggatgtacgtaaagcggaaatacgtcaagcctcctcaaaacgataccgccaaagtagcctgcgtttgtcaagacagagccgcaacaagtcaagacatagcaATGGCTACGAGTTAAAAAGTTAAAGAGTTGAAGAGttaaagagttaattctcagaaacaagagttaaaagatccttacattaatttagaaaaaaatatagtaatttactgatgtggaaaataagaaatttactcttacttaaagtaaatttaaaagcatttacttttggatacttaagtacctttaaaagcaagtacttttctactcttactcgagtaatattttgactgagctacttttacttgtaacggagtaaattttgaccagtagtatttgtactcttactcaagtactggggtcgagtactctgtccacctctgcatctAGGCATTAAGTGTTCAATACACATGTTAAGAAGAAGCCACCTGGAGTGTGTGAAGCTGTTTAAATGACATTgtctcatttttgaaaaaggttAAGAGCCTTTCTTGTAGGAAATATTAAATCAAGTGCTTATAAGCACCCACAATACAAGTCACATGTTTCTAAAGGGCAATTTCATTCCGAGAGAGATGATAATCTACACCAACTGTcagttctgtttctgtttcaaaTGTATCAAACCCGTAAACGAAAATGCATCCAACTCCATCTGTGAAGTCACAGGAAATGTATCTTTTCTTAATGCAACTTAAATCCCAGTGATTGGCTCacataaaaactgaaatattgttgTATTAGTTGGTGTGTTTGTGCTGTGCTTGTTTCAgaaaaataatgagaataaaatgcatttattgaaGCAGATTGATAAAAAGCAGAGGTTGAGGTAGATTAAACCACCCTACCTTATCCATGGAGGTGGCTGGAATCTTCCTGAACTTTTCACAAACCTGCCAGAATAAAATATTCTCGGCACTCACTTCTGACTTCAGAAAGGcctgcagacaaaaaaacacacacacacaccgcatgATCACGTCTCTCACTTTGTGAAACACTATTAGGAAACATCAAGAACTCGCTCTTGAGCTCGTTAAAAACCAAAACTTTGCAGCGTGTCCAGAGGGACTCACCGTAAAGTAACTGACCCCACTGGGATCCTCCAACAGCTTCTCGAATGAGACAGCCCAGCTCAGCACGCTGTTGGCAGGGCCAGTGTCTCCGCCCGGAGTTCCTGGGAGGCTGGTGCTGCTGCCTCCACAGCCCCGCGCAGTCATGTTCAGCTCTACAACATGGATCATACGCATACCACTTTAGCAACAGCAGAAAGATAACAAGGTTCAGAATGGATCAGATACTTTCATGCACAGGCATGTTGAGATTATACAACCCTGGCATGTCCAGGATTGCGCTTGCTGATTATGCACGCTCACCTCCATCTGACACTGCCTGGCTctgtaaataaagaaaagaaataagtcTGAATActttaaaatgtacaaaaacttGGGCTTTCATCAAATGAATCCTCATGAAATAGTTGTCTACATTTTGGATCCATTTCTGtactatagaaataaaaaacactgaCTGAGCTGGAATTAacagaggaaacaaaaaaaacatgcatttgtATTTAAATTCATATCTGTCCAACATGTAAATCAATAAGATATGAATCACTCTTATTAAGTCGAGGCAAAACTATGATTGTTTCAGTACAttttaatatacattaattaaatacaaaaacacagtatacccccccaaaaaatagaAATGCATACATTTAGGAAGTGAAATGTTAACAACAGCTGCACGTTTTTCTtacccttttaaaaaaaaaaaaacaaaaaaaaaaacagtgtagaGCAACCAGCCGAGGCTGTTTTCACAGGAAGTGGTTGCAATACTGACAACAATGCTCATTCAGCTTTCAGAGCTCGCAAAACTTGCAGCTTGCAAAAGCTCAGTTTTAATTTAAGGCGTTTACAGTAATTGATTGAAACCCAGAAAATCTCTGGAGACAACGCTGTGTATGATAAGATATTGATCCAAGACTGTATACACAGAGCAAAGCTTCTTCAGACAGGAAAAGAAGAGTTTTAATTTGTGAATCTTCCGATTGGACCCCACTTCTCTGTCTGGCATTCCTTCTGTGGAGGCTCCGCTGCCTCCCACACACGGTGCACATAAAAATTGTTCAGGGGTGTAATTGCAAACGTGTCTATCCAGGTTGTTGCTGTAAAAGGAAAACCCGCCCACAGGGTATTCTCAATAAGTGCCCTATAAATCCAGCAATATTGTAACTTAATGATATCTCAAAACCTCTTTGCTAGACTAAGAAAACTCAAGTACATTTATCTCCAATAATATAAACTGGATTTCAAAAGGTCACAACTTCAGTGCTTTTCTGTTTCCCTGAACATCAGATTAAGCAAGCTATAGCACTCACTTTCATTGTTCTTGTGAAATTGTGCAACCCAGAGCTTGATAAACTATCTGGAAGCATTTTCAATGTAGACTAGTGTAGTGTGTACCGACA
Coding sequences within:
- the rgs14b gene encoding regulator of G-protein signaling 14 isoform X1; this translates as MAKNGKMLGVPVGHMSQAVSDGELNMTARGCGGSSTSLPGTPGGDTGPANSVLSWAVSFEKLLEDPSGVSYFTAFLKSEVSAENILFWQVCEKFRKIPATSMDKLKAEARSIYNTYLSNNAPYCVNIDDTAKINGEDLERPTPDMFKKAQAQIFKLMKMDSYRRFVRSPLYQGCTLAIVEGKLLPQLSTEPARMGSLEDVVTRSPSSDKKNKKSDCNNTTGGKSVLDKQRRKRGSWGDASYIQDLSPLREPLMSFKSTSSVELGSLCRQFENGLPNPCPAEQGGGSRIGVEGGYCCVYLPDGSASLAPTRNGQLIKDMLANLCEKRGFPLKDVVIYLHGKDKQPLSLDQDCSVLRDQQVSLELRVTFRLEIVFIGKTVGIVAKSSKTLQDALSAVLQKHHLKPQEVTVTMVERDEPVSMSSSVYRLANKTLRLDKTKGKEQIMIPRGSGSPVFTQARVVSASPGAQSSLSTDGAKVQLRPRKNREMDGFLEMLTRAQCCRVDDQRGLLTKDQLEVPQFLQVSSDQGQDADDPSTTSSSTTDCKVESDDGTVTPRSARVFEDSPNSAESEPKDMRETTV
- the rgs14b gene encoding regulator of G-protein signaling 14 isoform X2, whose translation is MAKNGKMLGVPVGHMSQAVSDGELNMTARGCGGSSTSLPGTPGGDTGPANSVLSWAVSFEKLLEDPSGVSYFTAFLKSEVSAENILFWQVCEKFRKIPATSMDKLKAEARSIYNTYLSNNAPYCVNIDDTAKINGEDLERPTPDMFKKAQAQIFKLMKMDSYRRFVRSPLYQGCTLAIVEGKLLPQLSTEPARMGSLEDVVTRSPSSDKKNKKSDCNNTTGGKSVLDKQRRKRGSWGDASYIQDLSPLREPLMSFKSTSSVELGSLCRQFENGLPNPCPAEQGGGSRIGVEGGYCCVYLPDGSASLAPTRNGQLIKDMLANLCEKRGFPLKDVVIYLHGKDKPLSLDQDCSVLRDQQVSLELRVTFRLEIVFIGKTVGIVAKSSKTLQDALSAVLQKHHLKPQEVTVTMVERDEPVSMSSSVYRLANKTLRLDKTKGKEQIMIPRGSGSPVFTQARVVSASPGAQSSLSTDGAKVQLRPRKNREMDGFLEMLTRAQCCRVDDQRGLLTKDQLEVPQFLQVSSDQGQDADDPSTTSSSTTDCKVESDDGTVTPRSARVFEDSPNSAESEPKDMRETTV